CCAGACACTTAGGCAAGCGTCCCGGCGAAGGCAACGCGCGCAAGGTTCACAAAGCGGGTGCAAAGTCCCCGGCCATGCATTAGGCCGCGGGCGATGGACGTAGCGGTATTCCACCCGGGCACACAGCACAGCTGGCAGACGGCAACCGCGTTACAGGATCTGGACCGGCTGGCCTGGTACGCGACATCGATCTTTTATCAGCCCGACCGGTTTCCCTATCGTCTGGAACGCTATGCCCCCGGCGCGCTGGGCGAACGATTGCACCGGGAATTTCGCCGGTTTCAGCATCCCGGCCTGAACCCTGCGAAAGTACGCACCGCTGGGTGGGCAGAATGGGCCGAACGCATTGCCAAGCGGCTGGGCCAGCGCCGCCTGGCCAAGCGGATCGACATGTGGGGCAACGATCGCTTCGTCGCCAATCTTGCCGCTGCGGTCACCTCCGCCGAACGGTTCGCGCTTTGGGGCTATAGCGGATCCTCGCGCAGCACATTCGAATTGGCGCGACAGCACGGCCGAACCTGCATCCTAGACCGGACGAATGGCGATTTTCGTATCTACAACCGGATGATGGAGCCAGTGCGGCAGGATTATGGCGAATGGTTCCTGCCGGCCGAACGCCCGATCCCGCAGGAAATCATCGATAGCGACGCTGCCGAATACCGGCTGGCGCGACGCATCCTTGTCGGCAGCCCGTTTGCACGGCGCACGATCGAACAGGCAGAGGACGACCCGACGATCCGCGACCGCACCCGCGTGCTGAACTATTGCTATGACGAGCCGCTTTTCGCACACCTGCCTCCGCCGAAACCGGTGGGCCGGGATGAGCCGGTGAAGTTCCTGTGGGTCGGCCTCGTCATCCCGCGCAAGGGGATCCAGTACGTGCTGGAGGCGATCGAGAAAATACCGCCCAGCGCCGCACAACTGACCATCGTGGGCGACCTGAAACTGCCGCGGCGGGTCTTTGCCCGCTATTCCGACCGGGTGCGCTATATTCCCACCGTTTCGCGCGCCGATGTGCCCGCGATCATGGCCGACCACCACGCGTTTTTGTTGCCCAGCCTGTTCGAAGGCGCGGGCATCACGCTTTACGAGGCGCTGGCCTCGGGCTGTGCCCTGATCCAGAGCGACCGGTGCGCAGAGGCGGTGACACCCGAAACGGGGCTGCAGATCGGGCAGCCTTCCACGGAATCGGTGCACCGCGCGATGATGACGATGGTGGAGGACCGCGACCGGCTGAACGCATGGCGCGCCGCCGCGCAGGGTGAGGCGCGGCAGTACAGCTTTGCGCATTATCGCGATAATATCGCCGGGGAGCTTGCCTCGCTGGGGCTTTAGCGGATCAGGCCCCACACCCGGTCCCGCAGCATCGCGAAACCGGCCCGCAGATCGTCCCGGTGCAGGAATCCCGCTCGCTTCGTCTGTTGAAACAGGATGAGGACCATCACGGCATCGAGCGCGTTGAGCGCCAGCGCCGCGCCCAGCGGGCCGAGCGGCTCGACCAGAACCCATGCAATCGCCAGCGCCAGCGCGGACAGGACGATGAACTGGATTGCGTAGCCTTCCTGCCGGTTGATCGACAGCAGCAACGTCGCCATGCCCATCCACACCCCGTTCAGCACCATTGTCACCCCCATCGCGATCACGAAATCGCGTGGCGGATCGATCGTGCCTGCCGTCCATAGCATCACGATTTCCGGCCCAATCAGCGCCAGAATGCCCAGTGTTGGGACCAGAACCGCGATGTTGGTGCCGACTGTCAGGATTAACAGCGCAACCTGATCCACGCGCCGCGCGGCGGAGTGCGCGACGCCGAAAAGCGGCATGGCGGCGTTTGAGAGAAGCCCGGTAATCTGGAACGGCAACCGGGTCAGGGTGCGAACGGTGGTAAAGATCGGCACGGCGGCAATTCCGGCGCGCGCGCCGACCAGCACCGTCATCATCTGCAAGGCCATGGCCGTGCCCAGCGGCAATGCCAGCGCGGCCAGCGAGGGGCGGGCCAGTCCGCGCAATTCGGAAAGGCTGAAACGGGCGTTACGGTCCAGCATCCATGGTGCGGCGCGGCGCAGAAATCCGCTCAGGATCGGAACCCCGGCCAAGCGGACGACCAGATACCCCAACGCCACCGGCAGGATACCGAACCCCAACAGCACAAGGGCCACCGCTATGATCAGTTCGACCGCGATCAATGTCGACTGCGTCAGCGTCGCGGCGGCGAAGCGGTCGGTGGCCCGCAGCCCCCCGCGCAGTCCGTTCAATTGCAACGAAACGGCGCCATAGGCGACAAGGGCCAATGTCGCCTCTCGCGCATAACCCTCCGCCGCAGGCTGGGCGAAATCGACCACGCCGGGGGCGACGACGTAGAGCAGCAGCGCCGCGCCAAGCACGAGCGCGACGCCGACCGCGAACTGGGTTTGCCGCATGGTCGCAAAGGTGCGTTTCACCGCATCGCGCTGCGCCACTTCGACCGTGGCGTTGGCCATGATCATCTTATTCGATGCCGCAGCCGTCACGCCAAGGTCGGTCATCGAAAGGTAGGATGGCAGAGTGAACAGCAGCAACCACGCGCCATAGACCTCCAGCCCCCAGACGCTGGCGAATACCGGCACGGCCAAGAGCTGGCCCACCATCAGCGTGACCTGCCCATAGCCGAGTGCGCCGACGTTCCGCACCAATCGCGAACCCGCGAGTTTTCGCCAAAGTCGCGCGATCATGCAGCCACTCCGCCATCGCCGCGCGACAGGAAATCGCGATAGGTCGCCGCCAACCCGCTACGCAGATCGGTTTTCGGTCGCCAGCCGGTTGCGCGCAATCGCGTGCTGTCGATCCGCTTGCCTTGCGCTCCGTCGGGCTTTGCGGGGTCTGTTACGATCTTGCCCCGGAAACCGACCGTTTCCGCCACCAATGCGGCAAGGTCGCGGATCGCGATGTCTTCCCCCGTGCCGACGTTGAACAGGCCGCCGCCTTGCCCGTGCTTTACCAGATGGGCGCAAGCCTCGGCGAAATCATCGACGAAAAGCAGTTCGCGACGGGGCGTGCCGGTGCCCCAGATCGTCATTGCTTCGTTACCGGCGATCTTGGCTTCATGTGCCTTGCGGATCAGCGCGGGGACGACGTGGCTTTTCACCGGATCGTATCGATCGCCCGGACCATAGAGGTTCGTCGGCACCGCCGTCATGAAATCGCAGCCGTATTGCGCGCGATAGGTATCGCACAGCGTCGCGCCCGCGATCTTGGCGATGGCATAACCGAGGTGACCGGGATCGGGCGCGCCCTGCAAAAAGGCGCTTTCCTTGATCGGCTGCG
The sequence above is a segment of the Croceicoccus naphthovorans genome. Coding sequences within it:
- a CDS encoding glycosyltransferase family 4 protein; amino-acid sequence: MDVAVFHPGTQHSWQTATALQDLDRLAWYATSIFYQPDRFPYRLERYAPGALGERLHREFRRFQHPGLNPAKVRTAGWAEWAERIAKRLGQRRLAKRIDMWGNDRFVANLAAAVTSAERFALWGYSGSSRSTFELARQHGRTCILDRTNGDFRIYNRMMEPVRQDYGEWFLPAERPIPQEIIDSDAAEYRLARRILVGSPFARRTIEQAEDDPTIRDRTRVLNYCYDEPLFAHLPPPKPVGRDEPVKFLWVGLVIPRKGIQYVLEAIEKIPPSAAQLTIVGDLKLPRRVFARYSDRVRYIPTVSRADVPAIMADHHAFLLPSLFEGAGITLYEALASGCALIQSDRCAEAVTPETGLQIGQPSTESVHRAMMTMVEDRDRLNAWRAAAQGEARQYSFAHYRDNIAGELASLGL
- a CDS encoding lipopolysaccharide biosynthesis protein — protein: MIARLWRKLAGSRLVRNVGALGYGQVTLMVGQLLAVPVFASVWGLEVYGAWLLLFTLPSYLSMTDLGVTAAASNKMIMANATVEVAQRDAVKRTFATMRQTQFAVGVALVLGAALLLYVVAPGVVDFAQPAAEGYAREATLALVAYGAVSLQLNGLRGGLRATDRFAAATLTQSTLIAVELIIAVALVLLGFGILPVALGYLVVRLAGVPILSGFLRRAAPWMLDRNARFSLSELRGLARPSLAALALPLGTAMALQMMTVLVGARAGIAAVPIFTTVRTLTRLPFQITGLLSNAAMPLFGVAHSAARRVDQVALLILTVGTNIAVLVPTLGILALIGPEIVMLWTAGTIDPPRDFVIAMGVTMVLNGVWMGMATLLLSINRQEGYAIQFIVLSALALAIAWVLVEPLGPLGAALALNALDAVMVLILFQQTKRAGFLHRDDLRAGFAMLRDRVWGLIR
- a CDS encoding GDP-L-fucose synthase family protein, coding for MADAYDLTGKSAYVAGHAGMAGQAIVRVLDHAGCRVLTAPRTLDLREQTKVREWFADNRPEVVIIAAARAGGIMAHRERPAEFAYDNVMIAANLIDTAARHAVERLVFVASSAIYPRGAAQPIKESAFLQGAPDPGHLGYAIAKIAGATLCDTYRAQYGCDFMTAVPTNLYGPGDRYDPVKSHVVPALIRKAHEAKIAGNEAMTIWGTGTPRRELLFVDDFAEACAHLVKHGQGGGLFNVGTGEDIAIRDLAALVAETVGFRGKIVTDPAKPDGAQGKRIDSTRLRATGWRPKTDLRSGLAATYRDFLSRGDGGVAA